A portion of the Leptospira barantonii genome contains these proteins:
- a CDS encoding MBL fold metallo-hydrolase — protein sequence MKYLWTLLGVLVVLSIGFVYLLGYPKLEIKNELKITETNSANFRNPGVRFTMIRTANAGTSEAFLFEGGNLFKKRIVAHSALLVEHPNGKFLFDTGLGTDIREQFALKPIHLKILMAYTDHIPVVEVLQKAGYDLKQIGKVYLSHMHWDHASGIKDFPWAKIITTKEEREAAIKSNTRHGYIQRQFDGDKILWENISFDDVPYESYSKSLDLYGDGSIVFVPMEGHGGGSVGLFVNLSKEKRYFFTGDISWSKEGFLIPAHKPRLSRRIADAHPEDLGKELNRVHKLVSKKPEIQLIPSHDSIAQESLAHFPNWNE from the coding sequence ATGAAATATCTATGGACTTTGTTAGGCGTATTGGTGGTTTTATCGATCGGGTTTGTTTATTTATTAGGATATCCTAAATTAGAAATTAAGAATGAATTGAAGATTACGGAAACAAATTCCGCCAACTTTCGAAACCCGGGAGTTCGTTTTACGATGATTCGAACCGCAAACGCCGGAACTTCCGAAGCCTTCCTGTTCGAAGGTGGAAATCTTTTTAAAAAAAGAATCGTAGCTCATTCCGCATTGCTCGTGGAACATCCGAACGGAAAGTTTCTTTTTGATACGGGACTTGGAACCGATATCCGGGAACAATTCGCGTTAAAGCCGATCCATTTGAAAATTCTAATGGCTTATACGGATCATATTCCCGTCGTCGAGGTTTTACAAAAAGCGGGATACGATCTGAAACAAATCGGAAAAGTTTATCTTTCTCACATGCACTGGGATCACGCGAGCGGTATCAAAGACTTTCCTTGGGCGAAAATCATAACCACAAAGGAAGAAAGAGAAGCCGCGATCAAATCCAATACGAGACACGGTTACATTCAAAGACAGTTCGACGGTGATAAAATTCTGTGGGAAAATATTTCCTTCGACGACGTTCCTTACGAATCCTATTCGAAAAGTTTGGATCTATACGGAGACGGTAGTATAGTATTCGTTCCGATGGAAGGACACGGAGGAGGTTCGGTGGGTTTGTTCGTCAATCTATCTAAGGAAAAAAGATATTTCTTTACGGGAGATATTTCCTGGTCCAAGGAAGGGTTTTTGATTCCCGCGCATAAACCGAGACTCTCCAGAAGAATCGCGGACGCTCATCCCGAAGATCTCGGAAAAGAATTGAATCGCGTTCATAAACTCGTCTCTAAAAAACCGGAGATTCAGTTGATTCCTTCTCACGATTCAATCGCGCAGGAATCCCTCGCGCATTTTCCGAATTGGAACGAATGA
- a CDS encoding TetR/AcrR family transcriptional regulator: MAFSLETKGYNGTGLNDIVESSGSPKGSIYFHFPGGKEDLAAEAITTSGRKMGEMLGSLLSSSRSASSAIVSIFKALENKLVETDYSQGCPVATTASETVSKGNPVNEACRNIFEEWNQGLEFFFIGKGWEKKEAAVLSTSILCLLEGAILLSRTHQNPEPLRSASKTAKILVQQGEKNL; encoded by the coding sequence ATGGCATTCTCCTTAGAAACGAAAGGTTATAACGGGACCGGTTTAAACGATATCGTGGAATCTTCGGGTTCCCCGAAAGGATCGATTTACTTTCATTTTCCGGGCGGAAAGGAAGATCTCGCCGCGGAAGCAATCACAACTTCGGGAAGAAAAATGGGAGAGATGTTGGGCTCCTTATTGTCGTCTTCCAGATCCGCTTCGAGTGCGATCGTTTCGATCTTTAAGGCATTGGAAAACAAACTCGTCGAAACCGATTACAGCCAAGGTTGTCCCGTTGCGACGACCGCATCCGAAACGGTCTCCAAAGGAAACCCGGTCAACGAAGCTTGCAGAAACATTTTTGAAGAATGGAACCAAGGGCTTGAATTCTTTTTCATCGGCAAGGGCTGGGAAAAAAAAGAAGCGGCCGTGTTATCAACTTCGATCCTTTGTCTTTTGGAAGGTGCAATCCTTCTTTCTCGAACCCATCAAAACCCGGAGCCTTTGAGATCCGCTTCCAAAACCGCAAAAATTTTAGTACAACAAGGAGAAAAAAATCTATGA